One part of the Sarcophilus harrisii chromosome 5, mSarHar1.11, whole genome shotgun sequence genome encodes these proteins:
- the GCAT gene encoding 2-amino-3-ketobutyrate coenzyme A ligase, mitochondrial, with protein MWRGRLLSSARARPAAPGRGGRRAQSALAQLTRIVEAQLAAIRGAGTWKGERILTSKQGPHVRVQGSAGGILNFCANNYLGLSSHPEVIQAGLKALEQFGAGLSSVRFICGTQTIHKALEEKIARFHQRDDAILYPSCFDANAGLFEALLSPEDAVLSDELNHASIIDGIRLCRASKYRYRHLDMGDLEAKLQEAQKHRLRLVATDGAFSMDGDIAPLREICQLAQKYQAVVFVDECHATGFLGPSGRGTDELLGVMDQVTIINSTLGKALGGAAGGYTTGPRELIALLRQRARPYLFSNSLPPAVVGCASKALDLLMESDAIAQSMAAKTRQFRSKMEAAGFTISGKEHPICPVMLGDARLASVMAEDMLERGIFVIGFSYPVVPKGRARIRVQISAVHSEEDIDRCVKAFVEVGKRHGAIP; from the exons ATGTGGCGCGGCCGCCTGCTGAGCTCGGCCCGGGCCCGGCCCGCGGCTCCGGGCAGGGGAGGCCGCCGGGCGCAGTCGGCGCTGGCCCAGCTCACGCGCATCGTGGAGGCGCAGCTGGCCGCGATCCGGGGGGCGGGCACGTGGAAGGGCGAGAGAATCCTCACTTCCAAGCAGGGCCCGCACGTCCGCGTGCAGGGCAGCGCGGGAG GGATCCTTAATTTCTGTGCCAACAACTACCTGGGTCTTTCCAGCCACCCAGAAGTGATCCAAGCTGGTCTGAAGGCCCTGGAGCAGTTTGGAGCGGGCCTCAGCTCCGTCCGGTTCATCTGTGGGACGCAG ACCATCCACAAAGCCCTGGAGGAGAAGATCGCCCGCTTCCACCAGAGGGATGACGCCATCCTCTATCCCAGCTGCTTTGACGCCAACGCCGGCCTGTTTGAG GCCCTGCTGAGCCCAGAGGACGCCGTGTTGTCCGACGAGCTCAACCACGCCTCCATCATCGACGGCATCCGCCTCTGTAGGGCCAGCAAGTACCGCTATCGCCACCTGGACATGGGCGACCTGGAGGCCAAGCTGCAGGAGGCCCAG AAGCACCGGCTGCGCCTGGTGGCCACAGATGGGGCCTTCTCCATGGACGGCGACATCGCGCCCCTCCGGGAGATCTGCCAGCTGGCGCAGAAGTACCAAGCCGTGGTCTTTGTGGATGAGTGCCACGCCACCGGCTTCCTGGGGCCGAGCGGACG GGGCACTGACGAGCTGCTAGGAGTAATGGACCAAGTCACCATCATCAACTCCACCCTGGGAAAAGCCTTGGGGGGCGCCGCAG GGGGCTACACGACGGGGCCCCGGGAGCTCATCGCCCTCCTCCGGCAGCGGGCCCGGCCCTACCTCTTCTCCAACAGCCTGCCCCCGGCCGTGGTGGGCTGCGCCTCCAAGGCCCTGGACCTGCTCATGGAGAGCGACGCCATTGCCCAGTCCATGGCTGCCAAGACCCGCCA GTTTCGCAGCAAGATGGAGGCCGCCGGCTTCACCATCTCAGGCAAGGAGCACCCCATCTGCCCCGTGATGCTGGGGGACGCCCGGCTGGCGTCGGTCATGGCCGAGGACATGCTGGAGAGAG GAATCTTTGTCATCGGCTTCAGCTACCCTGTGGTGCCCAAAGGGAGAGCCAGGATCCGAGTTCAGATCTCGGCGGTTCACAGCGAGGAAGACATCGACCGCTGCGTGAAGGCCTTTGTGGAGGTGGGAAAGCGGCATGGGGCCATCCCGTGA
- the LOC100924683 gene encoding histone H1.0, whose product MTENSAPASKPKKAKASKKSTDHPKYSDMIVAAIQAEKNRAGSSRQSIQKYIKNHYKVGENADSQIKLSIKRLVTNGVLKQTKGVGASGSFRLAKGDEPKKPAVKKAKKEVKKAATPRKASKPKKAATAKTPAKKPKAAAKKVKKKAATPAKKAKKPKTVKSKPVKASKPKKAKPSKPKAKSSAKKSAKKK is encoded by the coding sequence ATGACGGAGAACTCGGCCCCGGCTTCCAAGCCCAAGAAGGCGAAGGCCTCCAAGAAGTCCACGGACCACCCCAAGTACTCGGACATGATCGTGGCGGCCATCCAGGCGGAGAAGAACCGGGCCGGTTCCTCCCGCCAGTCCATCCAGAAGTACATCAAGAACCACTACAAAGTGGGAGAGAACGCGGACTCGCAGATCAAGTTGTCCATCAAAAGACTGGTCACCAATGGGGTCCTCAAGCAGACCAAAGGGGTGGGCGCCTCGGGCTCCTTCCGGTTAGCCAAGGGCGACGAGCCCAAGAAACCGGCGGTCAAGAAGGCGAAGAAGGAAGTCAAGAAGGCGGCGACCCCCAGGAAGGCGTCGAAGCCCAAGAAGGCGGCCACCGCCAAGACTCCGGCCAAGAAGCCCAAAGCCGCGGCCAAGAAGGTGAAGAAAAAGGCCGCGACCCCGGCGAAGAAAGCCAAGAAGCCCAAGACTGTCAAAAGCAAGCCGGTGAAGGCGTCGAAGCCCAAGAAAGCCAAGCCGTCGAAGCCCAAAGCCAAGTCCAGTGCCAAGAAGTCGGCCAAGAAGAAGTGA